Proteins encoded in a region of the Rutidosis leptorrhynchoides isolate AG116_Rl617_1_P2 chromosome 9, CSIRO_AGI_Rlap_v1, whole genome shotgun sequence genome:
- the LOC139866316 gene encoding shaggy-related protein kinase epsilon yields MRLLDHPNIVSLKHCFFSTTEKDELYLNLVLEYVPETAYRVARHYSKANQRMPMIYVKLYTYQIFRALAYIHAIGVCHRDIKPQNLLVNPHSHQLKLCDFGSAKVLVKGEPNISYICSRYYRAPELIFGATEYTTAIDIWSVGCVLAELLLGQPLFPGESGVDLLVEIIKVLGTPTREEIKCMNPNYTEFKFPQIKAHPWHKIFHKRMPPEAVDLVSRLLQYSPNLRCTALEACIHPFFNELRDPNTRLPNGRPLPPLFNFKPQELKGASVELLAKLIPEHARKQCPILGS; encoded by the exons ATGCGGCTTTTAGATCATCCAAACATTGTTTCACTCAAACACTGTTTCTTTTCGACTACAGAAAAAGACGAATTGTATCTCAATTTGGTTCTTGAATACGTTCCAGAAACAGCTTATCGTGTCGCACGACACTACAGTAAGGCAAATCAGAGGATGCCTATGATATATGTCAAACTATACACTTATCAG ATTTTTAGAGCGTTGGCGTATATTCATGCAATTGGGGTTTGCCACAGAGACATTAAGCCCCAAAATCTTCTG GTGAATCCTCATTCACATCAACTCAAACTATGTGACTTTGGGAGCGCAAAAGTTCTG GTGAAAGGGGAGCCTAACATATCCTACATATGTTCTAGATACTATCGTGCACCTGAACTCATATTTGGGGCAACTGAGTACACAACTGCAATCGATATCTGGTCAGTCGGTTGTGTTCTTGCTGAACTGCTACTTGGACAG CCACTTTTCCCAGGTGAGAGTGGAGTCGACCTGCTTGTAGAGATTATAAAA GTCCTTGGTACACCAACTCGTGAAGAAATCAAATGCATGAACCCAAACTACACAGAGTTTAAGTTCCCACAAATCAAGGCTCATCCCTGGCACAAA ATTTTTCATAAGCGGATGCCCCCGGAAGCTGTAGATCTCGTTTCAAGACTCCTTCAATATTCTCCAAACTTGAGGTGCACAGCG ttggAAGCTTGTATCCACCCTTTCTTCAACGAGCTTCGTGATCCAAATACTCGTCTTCCAAATGGACGTCCTTTGCCACCCCTCTTCAATTTCAAACCTCAAG AGCTAAAAGGAGCGTCGGTTGAACTTCTGGCTAAGCTCATACCAGAACATGCTCGGAAGCAGTGTCCCATTCTTGGCAGTTAA